In Brachionichthys hirsutus isolate HB-005 chromosome 5, CSIRO-AGI_Bhir_v1, whole genome shotgun sequence, a single genomic region encodes these proteins:
- the tsg101a gene encoding tumor susceptibility 101a, whose translation MAVVNDGALKKMLKQYKYRDLTVREITTVISQYKDLKPVMDAYVFNDGSTRDLMSLTGTVPVSYRGNIYNIPVCLWLLDTYPYNPPICFVKPTSAMMIKTGKHIDANGKIYLPYLHEWKHPMSDLYGLIQVMIVVFGEEPPVFSRPTTQAPYQAFQAAGPPNPSYMPGMPAVSSYGPNPNPGGYPGYQYPGGNSYTATAGPAHYPTQTAVSTVGPSRDGTIGEDTIRASLISAVSDKLRWRMKEEMDRAQAELDALKRTEEDLKKGHQKLEEMVSRLDQEVTEVDRNIELLKRKDEELSEALEKMENQSENNDIDDVIVPTAPLYKQILNLYAEENAIEDTIFYLGEALRRGVIDLEVFLKHVRLLSRKQFQLRALMQKARKTAGLSDLY comes from the exons atggCAGTTGTTAACGATGGTGCCCTGAAGAAAATGTTGAAG CAATATAAATACAGAGATCTGACTGTTCGTGAGATAACTACCGTCATCTCCCAGTACAAGGACTTGAAGCCGGTTATGGATGCTTACG TCTTTAATGACGGCTCCACAAGAGACCTGATGAGCTTGACAGGAACCGTTCCAGTTAGCTACAGAG GTAATATCTACAACATCCCAGTGTGTCTCTGGTTGCTGGACACGTATCCATACAACCCTCCCATATGTTTTGTCAAACCTACAAGTGCCATGATGATCAAAACTGGCAAGCACATCGATGCCAATGGCAAGATCTACCTTCCTTATCTACATGAGTGGAAGCAC CCAATGTCAGATCTGTATGGCCTGATTCAGGTGATGATCGTGGTGTTTGGAGAGGAGCCTCCGGTGTTTTCTCGCCCCACCACACAAGCCCCGTACCAAGCCTTTCAGGCAGCTGGACCCCCGAATC CTTCCTACATGCCTGGCATGCCTGCAGTTTCATCCTATGGCCCAAATCCCAATCCAGG AGGTTACCCAGGATACCAGTACCCAGGCGGAAACTCTTACACAGCCACTGCTGGACCTGCACACTACCCCACCCAGACTGCAGTCTCCACAGTGG GCCCAAGCAGAGATGGAACCATTGGCGAGGACACCATCCGTGCATCTCTGATTTCAGCTGTGAGTGACAAGCTGCgatggaggatgaaggaggagatggacagAGCTCAGGCAGAGCTGGACGCCCTGAAGCGAACGGAGGAGGACCTGAAGAAAGGACATCAGAAACTGGAGGAAATGGTCTCCAGACTTGACCAAGAAGTG ACTGAAGTTGACAGGAATATCGAGTTGCTGAAGAGAAAGGATGAGGAGCTGAGTGAGGCGCTGGAGAAGATGGAGAATCAATCGGAGAACAATGACatcgatgatgtcattgttccAACAGCCCCACTGTATAAACAGATTCTTAACCTCTATGCTGAAGAAAATGCAATTGAGGACACGATCTTCTATCTGGGGGAAGCCCTGCGCCGGGGAGTCATAGACCTGGAAGTGTTCCTCAAG CATGTACGCCTTCTGTCCAGGAAGCAGTTCCAGCTCCGTGCCCTCATGCAGAAAGCACGCAAGACTGCTGGCCTTAGCGACCTCTACTGA
- the ldha gene encoding L-lactate dehydrogenase A chain: MSTKEKLISHVTKEEPVGSRNKVTVVGVGMVGMASAMSLLLKDLCDELALVDVMEDKLKGEAMDLQHGSLFLKTHKIVADKDYSVTADSKVVVVTAGARQQEGESRLNLVQRNVNIFKFIIPNIVKYSPSCVLMVVSNPVDILTYVAWKLSGFPRHRVLGSGTNLDSARFRHLMGERLNLHPSSCHGWIIGEHGDSSVPVWSGVNVAGVPLQSLNPQMGTESDAESWKEVHKMVVDGAYEVIKLKGYTSWAIGMSVADLVESILKNMHKVHPVSTLVQGMHGVKEEVFLSIPCVLGSSGLTDVIHMILKPEEEQQLMKSAETLWDVQKELTL; encoded by the exons ATGTCCACCAAGGAGAAGCTGATCAGCCACGTGACCAAAGAGGAGCCTGTCGGCAGCAGGAACAAGGTGACGGTGGTGGGCGTCGGCATGGTCGGCATGGCCTCAGCCATGAGTTTGCTGCTCAAG GACTTGTGTGATGAGCTGGCCCTGGTCGACGTGATGGAGGACAAGCTCAAGGGCGAAGCCATGGACCTGCAGCACGGCTCCCTCTTCCTCAAGACACACAAGATCGTGGCTGACAAAG ACTACAGTGTGACGGCCGACTCCAAAGTGGTGGTGGTGACTGCTGGAGCCCGTCAGCAGGAGGGCGAGAGCCGTCTCAACCTGGTCCAGCGCAATGTCAACATCTTCAAGTTCATCATCCCAAACATCGTCAAGTACAGCCCCAGCTGCGTCCTGATGGTGGTCTCCAACCCAG TGGACATCCTAACCTATGTGGCCTGGAAGCTGAGCGGCTTCCCTCGTCACCGTGTCCTTGGTTCTGGCACCAACCTGGACTCCGCCCGTTTCCGCCACCTGATGGGAGAGAGGCTCAACCTTCACCCTTCCAGCTGCCATGGCTGGATTATCGGAGAGCACGGAGACTCCAGCG TGCCCGTATGGAGTGGTGTGAACGTTGCTGGAGTTCCTCTGCAGAGCCTCAACCCACAGATGGGGACTGAAAGCGACGCTGAGAGCTGGAAGGAGGTTCATAAAATGGTGGTTGATGG GGCTTATGAGGTCATCAAGCTGAAGGGCTACACTTCCTGGGCCATTGGCATGTCTGTGGCTGACCTGGTGGAAAGCATCTTAAAGAACATGCACAAAGTGCATCCGGTGTCGACACTGGTCCAG GGCATGCATGGAGTGAAGGAGGAGGTCTTCCTGAGCATCCCTTGCGTCTTGGGCAGCAGCGGCCTGACAGATGTGATTCACATGATACTGAAGcccgaggaggagcagcagctgatgaaGAGCGCCGAGACCCTGTGGGATGTACAGAAGGAGCTCACCCTGTGA